The Pedobacter roseus genome contains a region encoding:
- a CDS encoding ABC transporter permease, with the protein MFKLNLKIALRNLFRNKVYAAINIGGLAIGLTSCLLLLLYAGYEWGYDRQFKNSPHIYQAMINLNGQNGEVIRTIEQSQNVMLSTLKQEYPDVLYGSRVTDVYKRLVASGEESLKLNSRYVDPDFLKLFDFHFINGNPTKALNQPNSIVLTETAAKRIFGTTDVLNEKVRFENQADLKVTGVIKDLPTNVSYGFESLTTFALYENLNQWPKKPNWGSHDYYTLLKLDKNTDVTAFNAKLKGFIAHHFSTAKEDVFLYPLTRLHLYGTFSNGKSIGGNIKQVQLFVGLSIGILLIACINFMNLATASTQGRAKEIGIKKTMGASRTNLIFQFMMESFILTILGVLLSIILLEFSMPMFNRLLGIEIVFDYLNPVNWILIFSVLIITGFISGSYPSFYLSGFNVIQSLKKSLNFRKGYALTFRQVLVIIQFGFSVVLIAATITIYKQIQFIKNTPLGYSSNGLLEIPHEGLLYEKFNLLKTKLLSSGAVVGVTQSSGSISNKNSSVRGLRWDGMAEGDKMIDFDQIYTTYDFTKTVNIKLLEGRDFDRKFASDTAAILLSKKAVEVMHLKNPVGANIIYQGESRNVVGVFENIVWGDPSKVAAPMVIAFADISDVITMRLNPEKSLSESIGIINNLVKEINPNFPVEIKFIDSLNEIKLNKEKVLGTLANLFGCLAVFVSCLGLFGLSSFSTAQRIKEVSIRKILGASITELMTLLSLSFIKLILIAVVIALPVAYYIMNNWLMHFEFRTSLNLWIFIGTAMLTLFISILTITWQTYSAAKTNPVDILKYE; encoded by the coding sequence GTGGTTTGGCTATTGGCTTAACTTCATGTTTATTGTTGCTATTATATGCGGGTTATGAGTGGGGTTATGACAGGCAATTTAAAAATTCACCACATATTTACCAGGCCATGATTAACTTAAATGGCCAAAACGGAGAGGTGATCAGAACCATTGAGCAATCGCAAAATGTGATGTTAAGTACATTGAAACAAGAATATCCTGATGTCCTATATGGATCAAGGGTTACAGATGTTTATAAACGACTAGTGGCCAGTGGAGAAGAAAGTTTAAAATTAAACAGCCGTTACGTTGATCCTGATTTTTTGAAGCTATTTGATTTTCATTTTATCAACGGAAATCCTACAAAGGCACTAAACCAACCAAATTCAATTGTTTTAACCGAAACGGCCGCAAAACGTATTTTCGGTACAACAGATGTACTTAATGAAAAAGTACGTTTCGAAAATCAGGCCGATTTAAAAGTTACGGGAGTAATAAAAGACCTTCCAACAAATGTTTCTTATGGTTTCGAATCGTTAACCACATTTGCCCTTTACGAAAATTTAAACCAGTGGCCAAAAAAGCCAAATTGGGGCAGTCATGATTATTATACCCTGTTAAAACTGGATAAAAATACCGATGTTACCGCTTTTAATGCCAAATTGAAGGGATTTATAGCACATCATTTTTCGACAGCAAAAGAAGATGTATTTCTTTATCCTCTAACCAGATTACACCTCTACGGAACCTTTTCAAATGGAAAAAGCATCGGTGGCAATATCAAACAGGTACAGCTTTTTGTCGGCCTGTCAATCGGTATTTTACTCATTGCCTGTATTAATTTTATGAATCTGGCAACCGCCAGCACGCAGGGTAGGGCAAAAGAAATCGGCATTAAAAAAACAATGGGCGCATCAAGAACAAATCTGATTTTCCAGTTTATGATGGAGTCTTTCATTTTGACGATTCTTGGCGTCTTGCTTAGTATTATACTGCTGGAATTCAGTATGCCTATGTTTAACAGGCTGTTAGGGATTGAAATTGTGTTCGATTATCTCAACCCCGTCAACTGGATATTGATTTTTAGCGTTTTGATAATAACAGGTTTCATATCTGGAAGTTATCCTTCATTTTACCTGTCAGGGTTTAATGTAATCCAGTCCCTTAAAAAATCATTAAATTTTAGGAAAGGATATGCATTAACTTTCAGACAGGTTTTAGTAATCATACAATTTGGTTTTTCAGTAGTGTTGATTGCCGCAACCATTACTATTTATAAACAGATCCAATTTATTAAAAATACGCCTTTAGGCTATAGCTCAAACGGGCTGTTGGAAATACCCCATGAAGGATTATTGTACGAAAAATTCAATCTCCTGAAAACAAAGCTACTATCAAGCGGTGCTGTGGTAGGCGTAACACAATCATCAGGTAGTATTTCGAACAAAAACAGCAGTGTAAGAGGTTTGCGCTGGGACGGAATGGCTGAGGGGGATAAAATGATCGATTTCGATCAGATTTATACTACCTATGACTTTACCAAAACCGTAAACATTAAGTTATTGGAAGGAAGGGATTTCGATAGGAAATTCGCATCAGATACGGCAGCAATACTTTTGAGCAAAAAAGCTGTAGAGGTAATGCATCTAAAAAACCCGGTGGGTGCCAACATTATATATCAGGGCGAAAGCAGAAATGTAGTTGGAGTTTTTGAAAATATTGTCTGGGGTGATCCAAGTAAAGTGGCGGCACCGATGGTTATTGCTTTCGCCGATATCAGTGATGTAATTACCATGCGGTTAAATCCTGAAAAAAGTCTAAGTGAAAGTATAGGCATTATTAATAATCTGGTAAAAGAAATAAATCCTAATTTTCCGGTTGAAATCAAATTTATTGATAGCTTAAATGAAATTAAACTAAACAAAGAGAAGGTTTTAGGCACTTTGGCGAATCTTTTCGGTTGTTTGGCTGTTTTTGTATCCTGTTTGGGTTTATTTGGTCTTTCATCTTTTAGCACCGCACAGAGGATAAAAGAAGTAAGTATCCGCAAAATCTTGGGCGCTTCAATTACGGAGCTGATGACCTTACTTTCTTTAAGCTTTATAAAGTTAATATTGATCGCAGTTGTAATCGCGCTACCTGTTGCCTATTACATTATGAATAACTGGCTCATGCATTTCGAATTCAGGACGAGCTTAAATTTATGGATATTCATAGGAACAGCAATGCTAACACTTTTTATATCCATATTAACAATTACCTGGCAAACGTATTCTGCTGCAAAAACAAATCCTGTTGATATATTAAAATACGAATAA
- a CDS encoding ABC transporter ATP-binding protein — protein sequence MIQLTNIEKYYANKGVKNYVLRLVTTTIKQGEFVSIMGPSGAGKSTLLNIIGMLEEPTYGTYDFLGENVTSLNERKRIELYRNHIGFVFQAYHLIDEMTVYENIEAPLLYKKVGSSERASRIADLLDRFNIVAKKDLFPNQLSGGQQQLVGIARALAAQPSIILADEPTGNLQSAQAEEIMELFKKLNQEDGITIIQVTHSEKNAQYGNRILHIADGVVKEDVTVA from the coding sequence ATGATACAATTAACCAACATCGAAAAATACTACGCAAACAAAGGCGTTAAAAATTATGTACTCCGCTTGGTAACCACAACCATTAAACAGGGGGAATTTGTTTCCATTATGGGACCATCGGGTGCCGGAAAATCGACCCTGCTCAATATTATTGGCATGCTCGAGGAGCCAACCTACGGTACTTACGATTTTCTGGGTGAAAATGTAACCTCACTTAACGAACGCAAGCGGATTGAACTTTACCGGAACCATATTGGCTTTGTATTTCAGGCTTATCACTTAATTGATGAAATGACGGTTTACGAAAATATCGAAGCCCCTTTATTGTATAAAAAAGTAGGTAGCTCAGAAAGGGCGAGCAGAATTGCCGATCTGTTAGACCGCTTTAATATTGTAGCCAAAAAAGATTTATTCCCAAATCAACTTTCTGGCGGACAACAACAATTGGTGGGCATTGCAAGGGCTTTAGCGGCTCAGCCTTCAATTATCCTTGCCGATGAACCAACAGGAAACCTCCAGTCTGCACAGGCCGAAGAAATTATGGAGTTGTTTAAGAAATTGAATCAGGAAGATGGGATTACCATTATCCAGGTAACGCATTCCGAAAAAAATGCACAATATGGTAACCGGATTTTACATATTGCCGATGGTGTGGTTAAAGAGGATGTAACTGTTGCTTAA
- a CDS encoding pepsin/retropepsin-like aspartic protease family protein translates to MKQLLLIAFTFLFVTTFAQKKLPIIKANSKTAKIYEEDGLLKGWNIDPKTKPDVYTTSKLVRVKTVKFRTDIDSITFKIKPGEKKDFIVLLNGKDSCYTQIASPEIKNFSKIKPEIHDSIPLFINNESTIYVKSIFNKVDSLNLNFDSGTTELVLTNEVLKHKIKSDPKLYNTTYNLNIGNSDYKTKLYPAELTGVGTDGRFGWDLFDGKIVELNYDKNVMIVHSILPKYVSRDKDFSKLNIKYLSSLFLVESTIEQGGVKNTNWFLFDTGYHRTAMLDNDLLKTGNFPADKMEVIKKVMMHGATGNEIPVVTSNLQILKIGKYELKDIPVQLLTGNKPLRGANIHILGNEVLKRFNTFFDFQNNVIYLKPNHFYNDGYVEQKKSGA, encoded by the coding sequence ATGAAACAGCTCTTACTTATCGCCTTTACTTTCCTTTTTGTAACAACCTTTGCCCAAAAAAAGCTTCCAATAATAAAGGCAAATTCAAAAACTGCTAAAATTTATGAAGAAGATGGTCTTTTAAAAGGCTGGAATATCGATCCTAAAACAAAACCCGATGTTTATACCACATCAAAACTGGTAAGAGTCAAAACAGTTAAATTTAGAACTGATATCGATTCCATTACCTTTAAAATAAAACCAGGAGAAAAAAAGGATTTTATCGTGCTTTTAAATGGCAAAGATTCTTGTTATACACAGATTGCAAGTCCGGAAATTAAGAACTTTAGTAAAATCAAACCCGAAATTCACGACAGTATCCCGTTGTTTATTAATAACGAAAGTACCATTTATGTAAAATCCATATTTAATAAAGTTGATTCATTGAATTTAAATTTCGATAGCGGAACAACAGAACTGGTGCTCACCAATGAAGTATTAAAGCATAAAATAAAGTCTGATCCTAAATTATACAATACCACTTACAACCTCAATATTGGTAATAGTGATTATAAAACAAAGTTGTATCCGGCCGAACTCACCGGCGTTGGTACTGACGGGAGATTTGGCTGGGATTTGTTCGATGGGAAAATAGTTGAGCTCAACTACGATAAAAATGTAATGATTGTGCATTCCATTCTGCCAAAATATGTAAGCAGGGATAAAGACTTTAGCAAATTAAATATCAAATATTTATCGAGCCTTTTTTTGGTAGAAAGTACTATTGAACAGGGTGGTGTAAAAAACACAAATTGGTTCCTTTTCGATACCGGCTATCATCGTACAGCCATGCTGGATAATGATTTGCTTAAAACAGGTAATTTCCCTGCCGATAAAATGGAAGTGATCAAAAAGGTAATGATGCATGGTGCTACCGGAAACGAAATACCTGTGGTTACTTCAAACCTGCAGATCCTTAAAATTGGTAAATACGAACTAAAAGATATCCCGGTACAACTATTAACGGGCAACAAACCATTAAGGGGAGCAAATATCCACATTTTGGGTAACGAAGTTTTAAAACGCTTTAATACCTTTTTCGATTTCCAGAATAATGTAATCTACCTTAAACCTAATCATTTTTATAATGACGGTTACGTGGAGCAGAAAAAAAGCGGGGCGTAA